From Vibrio tritonius, the proteins below share one genomic window:
- a CDS encoding AbrB family transcriptional regulator encodes MVSCRHLVYHSVHSKRIIHHTAVITYTTSSIAAESFMSLLSTHYFDRKKERYWLELAVLSFVISVGMQYFSFPAAFLLGPMFAAILFAQKNRVMQPARPLIRYCQSTIGVMISLALPIEALSNISQHLMLFFGGVFSVLIASTVLSGILAYRRVVPGTVAIWGSSPGAATVMTLMAQDHGADVRLVALMQYLRVIMVSLAAALVTHFFMPVSGLPTEHHIHLYEPIVWPDFINTLILISVSVIVSKYLKLPSGPLIIAIVLAITVNYLGLFTIVLPTPYLFFCYAIIGWNIGARFTGEATRYAIKIMPNICISILLLIGFCSLLSLALVRYFDIDPLTAYLAMSPGGADSIAIIASTSHNVNVSFVMAMQTCRLFFMLIFGPILATKAAQIVERLKQNSTKQN; translated from the coding sequence ATGGTCTCTTGTCGTCACCTTGTTTATCATAGCGTTCATTCAAAACGTATCATTCACCATACCGCCGTCATTACTTATACAACGAGCAGTATCGCAGCAGAGAGCTTTATGTCTTTACTATCAACTCACTATTTTGATCGAAAAAAAGAGCGTTATTGGTTAGAGCTCGCTGTACTCTCATTTGTTATCTCTGTGGGAATGCAATATTTTTCTTTTCCGGCGGCATTCCTACTTGGGCCTATGTTTGCGGCCATTTTATTTGCCCAAAAAAACCGGGTAATGCAACCAGCCAGACCTCTTATTCGCTATTGTCAAAGTACGATCGGCGTTATGATTTCTTTGGCGCTACCAATAGAAGCGTTAAGTAACATTAGCCAGCACTTGATGCTGTTCTTTGGCGGGGTATTTTCGGTGTTAATTGCCAGTACCGTACTGAGTGGAATACTCGCCTACCGTCGAGTGGTGCCGGGCACAGTTGCCATTTGGGGGAGCAGTCCTGGCGCTGCGACCGTTATGACACTCATGGCCCAAGACCACGGAGCGGATGTAAGGCTGGTTGCTTTAATGCAATATTTACGCGTCATTATGGTTTCCCTAGCCGCGGCGTTGGTAACCCACTTTTTTATGCCTGTCAGCGGCTTACCAACAGAACATCACATCCATCTTTATGAACCTATTGTATGGCCAGACTTTATCAATACACTCATACTCATTAGTGTCAGTGTCATAGTAAGCAAGTACCTTAAACTCCCATCCGGTCCATTGATCATCGCTATTGTGTTAGCCATTACGGTCAATTATCTTGGTCTGTTTACTATTGTATTGCCTACCCCTTATCTCTTTTTCTGTTACGCGATTATTGGTTGGAATATTGGTGCTAGGTTCACAGGTGAAGCCACTCGCTATGCGATAAAAATCATGCCAAACATCTGCATTTCCATCCTGCTATTGATCGGCTTTTGCTCACTACTATCACTTGCGCTAGTTCGTTACTTCGATATTGACCCACTAACAGCCTATTTAGCGATGAGTCCAGGTGGCGCAGATTCGATCGCGATCATTGCCTCAACATCGCATAACGTTAATGTCTCTTTTGTTATGGCCATGCAAACCTGCCGTCTATTTTTTATGTTGATTTTTGGTCCGATTCTCGCAACCAAAGCAGCTCAGATCGTTGAACGACTGAAACAAAACTCAACCAAACAAAATTAA
- a CDS encoding NUDIX hydrolase, with product MKNLSMAVVIKGSTVLVQQRYRVAKGMVYEFPGGCVEDDESGEFAAIRELWEETGVSGVRKLGEYTCKNQFGGDSYYVVMEPAAEIFPTANAPEKSLHWVPISDIPRDNLYPADKEFVEQYLPDYM from the coding sequence ATGAAAAACTTATCGATGGCAGTTGTCATAAAAGGCAGCACGGTCTTAGTTCAACAACGTTATCGTGTTGCTAAAGGAATGGTTTACGAGTTTCCCGGTGGCTGTGTAGAAGATGATGAATCTGGTGAATTTGCTGCAATTCGTGAACTATGGGAAGAAACCGGTGTGTCTGGTGTGCGTAAATTGGGAGAATATACGTGCAAAAACCAGTTCGGTGGGGATAGCTATTACGTGGTGATGGAACCTGCGGCAGAGATCTTCCCTACGGCTAATGCACCAGAAAAAAGTTTACACTGGGTGCCAATTAGCGATATTCCTCGTGATAACTTATACCCTGCAGATAAAGAATTTGTTGAGCAGTATTTGCCTGACTATATGTAA
- a CDS encoding alpha/beta hydrolase has protein sequence MSYKKMHFQSTNNQGYPVDDMPNFETQSLPGYIDGVQVLQMAKPERVQIDSISDVVYSQVKKLTDNTLLRMSLLIPRTDQPKPAILFFPGGGFTTSERGKLLELRLALAQAGFVVASAEYRVVPDVFPAPVIDGKTAVRFLRANAKEFGIDVTRVGVLGNSAGGWLSAMLGTTNQITEFDQGWFSEHTSDVQAAATLYGISNLLNIGEGYEGKHYRTHLQDNVTEALLVNGVAFSDHLGGTINSDKAKALYASPMGHIRPGLPPFLIMHGSQDTLVSPVQSSQLYQTLQEDGVPADYYLIEGAEHGDLSWYQDSVIQLVVNWFIKTLVEDHNKPDDSHPADSASL, from the coding sequence ATGTCTTATAAAAAAATGCATTTCCAATCCACTAATAACCAAGGATACCCAGTGGATGATATGCCTAATTTTGAAACACAGAGCCTTCCAGGATACATCGATGGTGTACAAGTCCTACAAATGGCTAAGCCAGAGCGAGTTCAAATTGACTCCATTAGCGATGTCGTTTACTCACAGGTAAAAAAGCTAACCGATAACACATTATTAAGAATGTCACTTCTTATTCCAAGAACTGACCAACCCAAACCCGCTATTCTATTTTTCCCAGGCGGTGGTTTTACCACTTCCGAACGGGGAAAACTGTTGGAATTACGATTGGCATTAGCGCAAGCCGGTTTCGTCGTTGCATCTGCTGAATATCGAGTAGTGCCTGATGTGTTTCCAGCCCCAGTCATTGATGGCAAAACGGCTGTACGCTTTTTGCGAGCTAACGCCAAAGAGTTTGGTATTGATGTCACTCGAGTTGGTGTGCTGGGTAATTCAGCCGGGGGATGGCTTTCCGCAATGCTCGGAACAACCAATCAAATAACGGAGTTTGATCAAGGCTGGTTTAGCGAACACACTTCTGATGTGCAAGCCGCTGCCACTCTTTATGGTATTTCAAATCTACTCAATATTGGTGAGGGTTATGAAGGGAAACATTATCGAACCCATTTACAAGATAATGTCACTGAAGCACTGCTTGTCAATGGCGTTGCGTTTTCCGATCATTTAGGGGGCACTATTAATAGTGATAAAGCCAAAGCCCTATACGCCTCACCAATGGGACATATCCGCCCCGGTTTGCCGCCATTTTTAATCATGCACGGAAGCCAAGACACTCTCGTCTCTCCAGTACAAAGCTCTCAACTTTACCAGACATTACAAGAAGATGGTGTACCGGCCGATTATTACCTGATCGAAGGTGCTGAACATGGTGACTTAAGCTGGTATCAAGATTCAGTAATACAGCTAGTGGTAAATTGGTTCATAAAAACATTGGTTGAAGATCACAACAAACCCGACGATTCTCATCCGGCAGATTCCGCCTCTCTTTAA